The sequence ATTCATAAGAGTGTTaagtataatttaaataatattgtcAATTTTGGTATTCCAGGTTTCAGTATTGGATTGCTGTCCATTTTTACTGGTATCACATGGCTTTATTTTGGAATCAAGAAAAGAAAGATTGTTACAATGAGAGAGAAATTTTTCCAACAAAATGGTGGGTTTCTTTTGAAGAAACAGTCTTCATATGTGAAGGGTGGAGTCGAGTCAAGTAAGATCTTTTCAGCAAAAGAGCTAGAAAAGGCCACTAACAACTACTCAGAAGACCGTATCCTTGGCCGGGGTGGTTATGGCACTGTCTACAAAGGAATCCTATCCGATCAGCGAGTAGTCGCCAttaaaaaatcaaggatcatgGACCAGAACCAAATCGGGCAATTTATAAACGAGGTGATTATTTTGACTCAAGTGAACCATCGAAATGTCGTCAAGCTTTTGGGATGTTGCTTAGAGAGCGAAGTTCCTTTACTGGTTTACGAGTTTATATCAAATGGTACACTATTTCATCACATACAAAACAGTGCTGAAGCGACTTGGTTTTCTTGGAGTAACCGTTTGAGAATTGCAGCTGAATCTGCTGGTGCACTTGCCTATCTCCACTCGGCAGCTTCGATGCCTATTATCCACAGAGACGTAAAGTCCAGCAACATTCTTCTAGACAACTCGTATACTACAAAAATATCGGATTTCGGAGCTTCAAGACTGGTCCCTTTAAACCAAACACAAGTGACAACTCTTGTTCAGGGGACCTTAGGCTATTTGGACCCCGAGTACTTCCAAACAGGCCAGTTAACAGAAAAAAGCGACGTTTATAGCTTTGGGGTCGTTCTTGCCGAGCTAATAACTGGGAAGAAGCCACTTTCACCAACAAAATCAGAAGAAGAGAGGAACTTAGCCACATATTTCATCATGTCCGTCAAAGAAAACCGCCTGTTTCAAATTCTCGAGCCTCGAATCTTGAAAGAAGGTAGTTTCGAGCAGTTGCAACGAATTGGTGAGCTTGTGAAGAGATGTCTGAATTTGAAAAGTGATGAAAGGCCAACAATGAAAGAAGTGACATTGGAGCTTGAAGGGATAAGGAAATCAACTCAACATCCATGGATTCAGAAAGAAGATAGAGTTGAAAATGAGGCTCTTTTAGATGAACAATCGGGACAGGCATTAGATTTGTATGCAATCCCAGAAATTAGTCCTGGAGCACATTTTATCCAAGAAGACACTATTGACAGTCCTATGATTTATCCCATTCCCCGTTAGTTGTTTGTTAGATGGTAGCCAAAATTGAGTTTCAGTTTGATATGTTAATATTCTATATAATTCTTTAACGAATCGATTCGATTCGATACGGTCCGTTTAGTAATATTTACGAGATTgtatagataaataatattgttattattaaagtGACTCACAATCGATGCCGGTTGTAGATTTGTATGCAATCAAATTTTGGTCTCGAATAGGTTCAAGAGCGCATTTTACGTACGAAGATACTGTCAAGTGTATGATTTATCCAATTCCCCTTCAAAATTGAGATTCTTTTATAGatgttaatattatatataatattcttTGGTACTTCAAAGTTTACGAAGCACACTCcatattaatcttttttttctttaacaAAGGTTATTAATTTTAGTTATTAATAAATCCTTTTCTATTTTATTCATACAATCTTACATCATAAATAGTTTTTTGTTTTACTTATTTTCAAATCAACTTTAATATAGccatttttatttctaaaatataCTAAGCATTTTTATGCTAATATAATTTTATGACTATTATATTTCACAATGCTAGACTTAAGATTTGCATTAGTCGTATGTTTTAATATATCAGAAAAATGCATGTGTGTTTCATATCGAAACTGTTCGATTTAAAATAATGTGTTGAATCTCCATTTTGATTTtgtaacccaaaaaaaaatattaattataaatgtGAATTTCCAATGACTTTTACATTATCTTAATATttaagaaaaacaaagttaTACCTTTCAATAATTTGAGTTTTGCTGATTCATTGTTATCTTTGTGCAATTCATACAATTGACTCCATATGCTTTTTGGTAATTCACAGACATTCATTTGAGGATTCTTTCAATCTATTACTCAGTTTTTCATGAATCCATAATAATTAACATTTAGAGGAATGTTAATTACAAATAGGAGAAATTTGTGATCACTCACTTTTCTCAAACTTAACTTTCTCCTTACTCCCTACTCATCTAAATCTTTGTTTTAACTccccaaatttttaaaatttccaaaattatCCTTAATCTTTATGAGTTTGGTACGTGACATTGTTATACCTATTGAGCCTATTCTTAAAGGCATATAGCCCCAAGACATACAGCTACGCAAGGTTTCCAACCTATATAGCATACTCAAATGAtcgattttttatatatatatatataaatggcccatcatgcttccatataataaattgaaaagtttacctctttgaccagaGTGCCGTATGGTTATATCCACCGAGTTTTACAGATTGCTCCTTACAGCCCAACCACGCAATCGCAACCAATGGTTTCTGATGCAGATTCCTTCAacagcacttagcacaaccaTGTTGCGTTTCCTACCTCAGGGTGTATAGTAAAgtaattcaatttgaaattaatACATGAGAAGGGTAAAAAGCCTTGgtctttttattcaaacataacaaattattattacatagtaactCTTGTAGAGGATAAGGAACTTTTTTAGCTACTTATAATAGCTGAAGTTAAATCACACATAAACTAGatagagaaaatattacaatattttgaaagaaaatgaagaggttgAATGATGCCTTCATCTTCCTTCTGTCTTGTTATTTATAGAAGCCCCTTGCTGATTTGATTTACGGACTTCAAACTATTGCCATAGCTTTTCTTTATTCCCATCCAGCTATGTTTGGCACTATCTCTTGAGTGGGTTTAGTGGGTGGTTGAGCGGTCTCTCCACTTTTGTTGAGTTGTCTTTTTCTAAATCATTAATCTAGAAAaaactttttcttccatttttATCTCATGGCATAACCAGTAGATATGTGTTTGGATCATATCAGCTGAAATCTCATTCCCTGCTTCCTTTATCAGTTTTTATAGATCTTTGAAGATTACCAGCTGATTTCTTATCACTTTAATCCATCTTTTAGAAATCTTGAAATATGTAGAATACATTTTCTTGTGTTCCAAACTTCGTTTCAATTATCGTGTGATTTTCTTGTTTCCATTTACTCTGTATTTATAGGTGTATTTTGGGTCCAAGTCTTTTAGTTAGTGGCAAATTGCATGCCTACTTGCTTTTGTCGGGGATTCTTTATCTTTTGTTATCTCCAAGGAAAAGTGATTGTGGTCACATGTCCATTTATTTTTGTCGGAGAATCTTAAACTTTTGGTGTCCCCGAGGAAAACATGGTTGTGATCCTTCACCACTTGGCCCTATCTCTACAAGATGCTTTTTTTCTGACCGAGGTCTGAAGCCCTTGCCAAATTCTGGCTCCTTTTGATTTGGGCATTCTGGGCAGATTTattctgaccatcttcccacATGAGCCATGTTACAGAATTTCTGACGAGTTCTTTACTCCCCGACAGCTTGCTATTTCAcaaaagatttcttttcttttcaaataaatcttctgcaaaacttgtggTTTTCCTGTCAAAGTATTTAACAAGAATGATCTGTTACcgaattatgataaaatttaaacgaaaacttgattttttccatctcaGTTAGACAGACCCATAGACCCCATGCTCTTCTGGTAGAAATGTCATCTTCAGTTATTGAAGAAACAAATGGTGTTTCTTCAGTCGGAAGATCCTTGATgaatttttgaatattaatatctagcctccttaacttgatgaaatgaaagaattcgtgagagccttttcctgctggttctgTTGCTGTGCTGAAGAAGTATAGTTTCAGAATGTCTACTCTGGACAAATAGTCATTATTTGTCCATGTCTCATGAACCtcttcctgaatccatttatGTAGTCTTGAAATTGCGGAGAAGCTAGGTGATGTAGTATAAACCGAGGCAAgaccccaaattcataccaggaTTTTActtcctttggatatgaatttggtttcatccataccctaggatattttcctgaaaCATCAACCCTGATTGTGGCGGGGTTAATGCCTactcttgtttttaatttctctcACATTTGTTGATagacctgaaatggagaaattgtagcTTCAGTAGTATGAACCTTAGATTTTCCCTTGTCTGTAAtaggtctaaggttgatcttTCTCTCTTCGATCCCCGAGGTGAAAGGTTGACTTGAAGACTCGACATATGAATCtggagttttaatttttatttcaaccaactcatctggagatgattccaacttaacacttgtgctagggatATTTGAATCCCTTGCTctaggtatagagtcctgtactcgaaaactctccatttgagaAACCAGTGACTTCTCAATgtcttggaggataggccttt comes from Primulina huaijiensis isolate GDHJ02 chromosome 17, ASM1229523v2, whole genome shotgun sequence and encodes:
- the LOC140963192 gene encoding wall-associated receptor kinase 2-like, with translation MKIKNKLPKSVILILFSLSLAFSDHPPSNSSTILTVPRKSFSQGSNIAKPGCETKCGDVTVPFPFGIGNNSGCSIDPWFDTNCDNSVTPPKLTITPNNLEVLNISDSEIRIKNSVAVRCYTESGITTRENPTAIDLTGSPYSFSEFNKFTVVGCDDLAVIVGTSGRNFTSGCLSLCSQQSDLLDGYCTGIGCCQTPIPKGLKNFGSALGSLSNHTNVWSFDACGYAFLGDQDAFKFQVSDFSDENFQNMTIQEVPIVIDWALESENCEEAKKSDDFACRNNSVCVDSETGLGGYRCNCTAGYEGNPYLSPGCTDINECNNNPCDANGICTNTPGSFNCYCKKGYSGDGRKDEHGCIAVNSQFPVIKFSLGFSIGLLSIFTGITWLYFGIKKRKIVTMREKFFQQNGGFLLKKQSSYVKGGVESSKIFSAKELEKATNNYSEDRILGRGGYGTVYKGILSDQRVVAIKKSRIMDQNQIGQFINEVIILTQVNHRNVVKLLGCCLESEVPLLVYEFISNGTLFHHIQNSAEATWFSWSNRLRIAAESAGALAYLHSAASMPIIHRDVKSSNILLDNSYTTKISDFGASRLVPLNQTQVTTLVQGTLGYLDPEYFQTGQLTEKSDVYSFGVVLAELITGKKPLSPTKSEEERNLATYFIMSVKENRLFQILEPRILKEGSFEQLQRIGELVKRCLNLKSDERPTMKEVTLELEGIRKSTQHPWIQKEDRVENEALLDEQSGQALDLYAIPEISPGAHFIQEDTIDSPMIYPIPR